A DNA window from Microcystis aeruginosa NIES-843 contains the following coding sequences:
- a CDS encoding type II toxin-antitoxin system HicB family antitoxin has product MNIKVIVWQEDDLWCATVPAFPGCHTWGESYEHLMAMVKEAVEGWLEVANEQELPNPEQKLVEISL; this is encoded by the coding sequence ATGAATATTAAAGTTATTGTTTGGCAAGAAGATGATTTATGGTGTGCCACCGTTCCAGCTTTCCCCGGTTGTCATACTTGGGGAGAAAGTTATGAACATTTAATGGCAATGGTCAAAGAAGCGGTGGAAGGATGGTTAGAAGTGGCTAATGAACAGGAGTTGCCTAATCCAGAACAAAAATTAGTGGAAATTTCCTTATGA
- the purL gene encoding phosphoribosylformylglycinamidine synthase subunit PurL, with protein sequence MTTPFTAAEIASEGIKPEEYEEIVKRLGRHPNKAELGMFGVMWSEHCCYKNSRPLLKQFPTTGEKILVGPGENAGVVDLGDGLRLAFKIESHNHPSAVEPFQGAATGVGGILRDIFTMGARPIAILNSLRFGNLQDARNRRIFAGVVEGISHYGNSVGVPTVGGEIYFDNAYNGNPLVNAMALGLMETEEIVKSGAKGLGNPVLYVGSTTGRDGMGGASFASAELTDKSMDDRPAVQVGDPFLEKSLIEACLEAFKTGAVVAAQDMGAAGITCSTSEMAAKGGVGIELDLDKIPVRETGMVPYEYLLSESQERMLFVAASGREGELIEIFHRWGLQAVVAGRVIAEPIVRILFKGEIAAEIPAAALADNTPIYHRELLTEPPEYAQKAQLWQDSTIPIPESYNEILLKLLDSPSIASKRWVYRQYDHQVQNNTVILPGGADAAVIRVRPLGANPANSRRGVAATTDCNPRYVYLDPYNGAKLAVAEAARNLSCVGADPIAVTDNLNFGSPENSIGYWQLATACQGIAEACREMNTPVTGGNVSLYNETVDAAGSPQSIYPTPVIGMVGLVPDIGQICGQGWQKAGDLIYLLGFSLPTIGASEYLAVIHGLVTGKPPVIDFELERKVQAACRWGIRAGWVKSAHDCAEGGLATALAECCISGQLGAEIDLSWQHQGRFDAVLFGELASCIIVSVSSENRQDWEEYLKTQLGDYWQITGKVSEKSENLRIFDRDKQPAIDVSLETIQQVWSKAIERRL encoded by the coding sequence ATGACTACCCCCTTCACTGCCGCAGAAATTGCCTCAGAAGGCATCAAACCCGAAGAATACGAAGAAATAGTCAAAAGACTGGGAAGACACCCCAACAAAGCCGAATTAGGAATGTTTGGCGTGATGTGGTCGGAACACTGCTGTTATAAAAACTCCCGGCCGCTGCTCAAACAATTCCCCACCACCGGCGAAAAAATTCTCGTCGGACCGGGGGAAAATGCCGGAGTAGTGGATTTAGGCGATGGATTGCGATTAGCCTTTAAAATCGAGTCCCATAATCATCCTTCTGCGGTGGAACCGTTCCAAGGTGCCGCTACTGGAGTCGGAGGCATCCTGCGGGATATTTTTACCATGGGGGCCCGGCCCATTGCTATCCTCAACTCCCTCCGTTTTGGTAACTTGCAAGATGCCCGCAATCGTCGCATTTTTGCCGGAGTTGTGGAAGGAATAAGTCATTATGGCAATAGTGTCGGCGTTCCCACGGTGGGCGGTGAGATATACTTCGATAATGCCTACAATGGCAATCCCCTCGTTAATGCCATGGCTTTAGGGCTAATGGAAACCGAGGAAATCGTTAAATCCGGGGCAAAAGGTCTGGGAAACCCAGTTTTATACGTTGGTTCTACCACCGGCCGCGACGGTATGGGAGGGGCGAGTTTTGCCAGCGCCGAATTAACCGATAAATCGATGGATGACCGGCCCGCGGTGCAAGTGGGCGACCCTTTTCTGGAAAAATCCCTGATAGAAGCTTGTTTAGAGGCATTTAAGACCGGCGCGGTGGTGGCGGCCCAGGATATGGGGGCCGCTGGGATCACCTGTTCTACCTCCGAGATGGCGGCCAAGGGAGGGGTGGGAATTGAATTAGACCTCGATAAAATCCCCGTCCGGGAAACCGGGATGGTCCCCTACGAATATCTGCTATCGGAATCCCAAGAAAGAATGTTATTTGTGGCAGCATCGGGACGAGAAGGCGAATTAATCGAGATTTTCCATCGTTGGGGACTTCAGGCTGTGGTCGCTGGCCGGGTAATTGCAGAACCGATCGTCCGTATATTATTTAAAGGGGAAATTGCCGCCGAAATTCCGGCCGCGGCCCTAGCGGATAATACTCCGATTTATCATCGGGAATTACTAACAGAACCGCCAGAATACGCCCAAAAAGCTCAATTATGGCAAGATAGCACGATTCCTATTCCCGAATCCTATAACGAGATTTTATTAAAACTACTGGATAGTCCCTCGATTGCCTCAAAACGCTGGGTTTATCGTCAATATGATCATCAAGTCCAGAATAACACCGTTATTCTCCCCGGAGGAGCCGATGCGGCCGTGATTCGCGTGCGTCCTCTGGGTGCTAATCCCGCCAATTCTCGGCGAGGTGTAGCGGCGACTACAGATTGTAATCCGCGATACGTTTATCTTGATCCCTATAACGGAGCTAAGTTGGCCGTGGCGGAAGCGGCCAGAAACCTTAGCTGTGTTGGGGCCGACCCCATTGCTGTCACGGATAATCTCAATTTCGGAAGTCCAGAGAATTCAATCGGTTATTGGCAATTAGCCACTGCTTGTCAGGGTATTGCTGAAGCTTGTCGGGAAATGAATACACCGGTGACTGGGGGTAATGTCTCTTTGTACAACGAAACCGTTGATGCAGCTGGCAGCCCCCAGTCTATTTATCCGACTCCCGTGATTGGTATGGTGGGATTAGTGCCGGATATCGGGCAAATTTGCGGGCAAGGTTGGCAAAAAGCGGGGGATTTAATCTATCTTTTGGGTTTCTCCTTGCCAACTATCGGCGCATCGGAATATTTAGCCGTTATTCACGGTTTGGTGACGGGAAAACCGCCGGTAATTGATTTTGAATTAGAAAGAAAGGTACAAGCGGCCTGTCGTTGGGGAATCCGCGCCGGTTGGGTGAAATCTGCCCACGATTGCGCGGAGGGAGGTTTAGCCACTGCTCTGGCAGAATGCTGTATTAGTGGCCAATTAGGGGCGGAAATTGACCTTTCTTGGCAGCATCAGGGCCGTTTTGACGCGGTGTTATTCGGAGAATTAGCTAGTTGCATTATCGTCTCCGTTTCCTCCGAAAATCGGCAAGATTGGGAAGAATACCTAAAGACACAATTAGGAGACTATTGGCAAATAACTGGCAAAGTTAGCGAAAAAAGCGAGAATCTTCGGATTTTTGACCGGGATAAACAACCGGCGATCGATGTTAGTCTAGAAACTATACAGCAAGTTTGGTCAAAAGCGATCGAAAGAAGGCTTTAG
- the aroA gene encoding 3-phosphoshikimate 1-carboxyvinyltransferase, with translation MSIVTLNPLQSHQDLVIDPGKITGLRGKITIPGDKSISHRSLMLGAIAEGETVIHGLLLGEDPRSTASCFRAMGVEISQLNSEKVIVKGRGLGNLEEPLEILDAGNSGTTIRLMLGLLAGHQDRFFVVTGDASLRSRPMSRVVKPLKEMGAQIWGRKANSLAPLAVSGESLQPIHYYSPVASAQVKSCLLLAGLLTEGKTTITEPALSRDHSERMLRAFGANIEVDGETNSVTVTGYPTLTGQTVIVPGDISSAAFWLVAGAIVPNSELLIENVGINPTRTGVLQVLQAMGADITLENQRVVTGEPVADLRVKSSPLQATTIAGEIIPRLIDEIPILAVAAVFAQGTTIIKDAEELRVKESDRLTVMATQLDRLGAKVRELPDGLEITGGTGLFGTEVDSFTDHRIAMSLAIAALNSRQPTTIHRAEAAGISYPDFFSTLQQICQE, from the coding sequence ATGTCTATTGTCACCCTTAACCCCCTTCAATCCCATCAAGATTTAGTCATCGATCCGGGTAAAATCACGGGATTACGGGGAAAAATCACCATCCCAGGCGATAAATCTATATCCCATCGCTCCCTGATGTTAGGAGCGATCGCCGAAGGAGAAACCGTTATTCATGGGTTATTATTGGGCGAAGATCCCCGCAGTACCGCTAGTTGTTTTCGTGCCATGGGTGTGGAAATTTCCCAACTCAACAGCGAGAAAGTGATCGTTAAAGGTAGGGGTTTAGGCAATCTTGAGGAACCCTTAGAAATCCTCGACGCGGGCAATTCCGGCACGACGATCCGCTTAATGTTAGGATTATTGGCTGGTCATCAAGACCGTTTTTTTGTCGTTACCGGTGATGCTTCCCTGCGATCGCGTCCCATGTCCAGGGTGGTGAAACCCCTCAAAGAAATGGGGGCGCAAATTTGGGGCAGAAAAGCCAATTCTTTGGCTCCTTTAGCCGTTTCTGGGGAATCTCTGCAACCGATCCACTACTATTCTCCCGTCGCTTCTGCACAGGTGAAATCCTGTCTTCTCCTCGCAGGACTGTTAACGGAGGGGAAAACCACGATCACGGAACCCGCTTTATCTCGCGATCACAGTGAACGGATGCTGCGCGCTTTTGGGGCAAATATTGAGGTGGATGGGGAGACTAATAGCGTCACGGTGACGGGTTATCCCACTTTAACTGGACAAACGGTGATTGTACCCGGGGATATCAGTTCGGCGGCCTTTTGGTTGGTAGCGGGAGCAATTGTGCCTAATTCCGAGTTATTAATCGAAAATGTGGGAATAAACCCGACTAGAACCGGAGTTTTACAGGTTTTACAGGCAATGGGAGCAGATATCACCCTCGAAAATCAACGGGTGGTGACGGGGGAACCGGTGGCGGATCTGCGGGTGAAATCCAGTCCACTACAGGCAACCACGATCGCTGGTGAGATTATACCCCGTCTGATCGATGAAATTCCGATTTTGGCAGTAGCGGCGGTTTTTGCCCAAGGAACGACAATTATCAAGGATGCCGAGGAACTACGGGTGAAGGAAAGCGATCGCCTGACGGTGATGGCCACCCAACTTGATCGCCTAGGGGCAAAAGTAAGGGAATTACCCGATGGTTTAGAGATTACCGGCGGTACAGGCCTATTCGGCACGGAAGTGGACAGTTTTACCGATCATCGCATTGCCATGAGTCTAGCGATCGCTGCCCTCAATTCCCGTCAACCCACCACTATCCATCGCGCTGAAGCGGCTGGCATTTCCTACCCCGATTTCTTTAGCACCTTACAGCAAATTTGTCAAGAGTGA
- a CDS encoding type II toxin-antitoxin system RelE/ParE family toxin: MNRYIIAPSANQDLNKIADYFLVVNIEAGEKLFRKFYKKCQQLVQFPKLGRSYSHIKPSLRGLPLDGYIIFYRVINETVEILRIVNGRQDLDALFSEIK, from the coding sequence ATGAATCGTTATATTATTGCGCCTTCAGCCAATCAAGATTTAAACAAGATTGCCGATTATTTTTTAGTAGTAAATATTGAAGCAGGTGAAAAACTATTCAGAAAATTTTACAAAAAGTGTCAACAATTAGTACAATTTCCCAAGTTAGGACGCAGCTATAGTCATATTAAACCATCCTTGAGAGGTTTACCTTTAGATGGATATATTATTTTCTATCGAGTAATTAATGAAACGGTGGAAATTTTAAGAATTGTTAATGGTCGTCAAGATTTAGATGCTTTATTCTCTGAGATCAAATAA
- a CDS encoding Rpn family recombination-promoting nuclease/putative transposase produces MKTDSIFYQLLQRFPACFFDLLNLPPETANSYQFSSVEVKQLSFRLDGVFLPDTPNQPIYFLEVQFQKDNRFYSRFFSEIFLYLHQTDLSNNWQGVVIYPRRSVESVETARYGELINSGRILRFYLEELREVESLGISMLQLIIAPTARAIEQGKQLIPRIRQEFPKVKQQQELLELIETILVYKLPQVSRKEIEAMFSLSDLKQTKVYQEALEEGRQEGELAAKLASIPRLLALGLNFEQIAQALELEIEQVRQATQGE; encoded by the coding sequence GTGAAAACTGACAGTATTTTCTATCAACTCTTACAAAGATTTCCCGCTTGTTTCTTTGATTTGTTGAACCTTCCTCCCGAAACCGCCAATTCTTATCAATTCTCCTCGGTGGAAGTTAAACAATTGTCCTTTCGTCTCGATGGAGTCTTTTTGCCTGATACACCCAATCAGCCTATCTATTTCCTCGAAGTACAATTTCAGAAAGATAATAGGTTTTATTCCCGTTTCTTCAGTGAAATCTTTCTCTATCTCCACCAAACGGACTTAAGCAACAACTGGCAGGGAGTAGTTATTTATCCTCGGCGTTCAGTGGAAAGCGTAGAGACGGCTCGTTATGGGGAGTTAATCAACTCAGGCAGAATTTTACGTTTTTATCTCGAGGAATTAAGGGAAGTGGAATCCCTGGGAATATCGATGTTACAATTAATTATAGCACCAACCGCCAGAGCGATCGAGCAGGGAAAACAATTAATTCCACGGATTAGACAAGAATTCCCTAAGGTCAAACAACAGCAAGAACTTTTAGAATTGATAGAGACAATTTTGGTTTATAAGTTACCCCAAGTCAGTAGAAAGGAGATAGAAGCGATGTTTAGTTTAAGTGATTTAAAACAAACTAAAGTGTATCAGGAAGCTTTAGAAGAAGGCCGACAAGAAGGTGAATTAGCGGCAAAATTAGCCTCTATTCCTCGTTTATTGGCCTTAGGATTAAACTTTGAACAGATAGCACAGGCTTTAGAATTAGAAATCGAACAGGTTAGACAAGCAACTCAAGGGGAATAG
- a CDS encoding ABC transporter ATP-binding protein has product MEIIAQLEKVSYIYPESSNLVLKNISLAIHRGEFLGIIGPTGAGKTTLCLTLNGIVPQFYGGRFFGYATVAGLDTLTHPVSTLARYVGAVFEDPETQLLATSIENEIAFTLENLRLPREEIKARIPKVLAAVRLEGMEKKSPGELSGGQKQRLAIAAALAVQPALLILDEPTSQLDPVGAQEVFATIKELNRHLGVTIVMVSHAAEEMAEYADRLVLLREGAIEAMGTPAEIYSQVQLLQENALRPPQVATTFALINQKIGAINSIPVTLDRSFARLNELKSFYHHRTPTPPLSSVSDPLNPILRVKNLCHTYPDGTTALRDVSLDIAEGEYLLIIGQNGAGKSTLVKHFLNLLSATTGQVMIDGRSTGSFSVSDLARSIGYVAQNPDNQIFNTTVEKEVSFALTNLGYPPEIVTQRTKASLEAMGLLEYRSYHPLSLPKGDRARVVIAAILAMEPRIVVFDEPTTGQDYQGAKAILEVSRQLHQMGKTVIVITHHLYLMPEYAERVIIMGQGTILLDAPIRQAYHQTDLLAKTYLTPPQAVLLAQKLGQLSGYPNSLLTPQEIADCFQRI; this is encoded by the coding sequence ATGGAAATCATCGCCCAATTAGAGAAAGTTTCCTATATTTATCCCGAATCCTCCAATCTAGTGCTTAAAAATATCTCTTTAGCAATTCATCGAGGCGAATTTTTAGGTATTATCGGGCCCACAGGTGCGGGAAAAACTACTCTCTGTTTAACTCTTAACGGTATTGTCCCCCAATTTTACGGAGGGCGTTTTTTTGGTTATGCAACGGTAGCCGGTTTAGATACTTTAACCCATCCCGTTAGCACCTTGGCCCGCTATGTGGGGGCAGTATTTGAAGATCCCGAAACACAACTTTTAGCCACTTCCATAGAAAATGAAATCGCTTTTACCCTAGAAAATTTACGGCTACCGCGAGAGGAAATTAAAGCGCGCATTCCCAAAGTTTTAGCGGCAGTCCGGTTAGAGGGAATGGAAAAAAAATCGCCGGGGGAACTATCGGGAGGACAAAAACAACGATTAGCGATCGCCGCCGCTCTCGCAGTTCAGCCCGCTTTGTTAATTCTCGATGAACCCACCTCCCAACTGGATCCGGTGGGAGCCCAAGAAGTTTTCGCCACCATTAAGGAATTAAATCGCCATCTCGGTGTCACTATTGTGATGGTCTCCCACGCGGCCGAGGAAATGGCCGAATATGCCGATCGCCTGGTACTATTAAGGGAGGGTGCGATCGAAGCCATGGGAACCCCAGCAGAGATCTACTCCCAAGTACAACTTTTACAGGAAAATGCCCTGCGTCCCCCGCAAGTGGCCACTACTTTTGCCTTGATCAATCAAAAAATCGGGGCGATAAATTCTATTCCTGTCACCCTAGACCGCAGTTTTGCCCGTTTAAACGAGCTTAAATCCTTTTACCATCATAGAACCCCAACCCCTCCCTTATCGTCGGTTTCTGACCCCTTAAACCCCATACTGAGGGTAAAAAATCTCTGCCATACCTATCCCGATGGTACTACCGCCTTGCGGGATGTGTCCCTCGATATTGCCGAAGGGGAATATCTGCTGATTATCGGTCAAAATGGCGCAGGAAAAAGCACTTTAGTCAAGCATTTTCTCAATCTTCTCTCGGCGACCACCGGTCAAGTTATGATTGACGGACGTTCGACCGGTAGCTTTTCTGTCAGTGATTTAGCTCGTTCGATCGGTTATGTAGCCCAAAATCCCGATAATCAGATTTTTAACACCACTGTCGAGAAAGAAGTATCATTTGCCCTGACTAATCTCGGTTATCCTCCAGAAATCGTTACCCAACGCACGAAAGCAAGTCTAGAAGCCATGGGATTGCTAGAATATCGATCCTATCATCCTCTCTCCTTACCGAAAGGCGATCGAGCGCGGGTAGTGATTGCGGCAATTTTAGCCATGGAACCGCGTATAGTGGTCTTTGATGAACCCACCACTGGCCAAGATTACCAAGGAGCTAAGGCAATTTTAGAGGTGAGTCGTCAATTACACCAGATGGGCAAAACCGTGATTGTGATCACCCATCACCTCTATTTAATGCCAGAATACGCCGAAAGAGTAATTATTATGGGTCAAGGAACTATTCTTTTAGATGCCCCAATCCGGCAAGCTTATCATCAAACCGATCTCTTGGCCAAAACCTATCTAACTCCACCCCAAGCAGTTTTATTAGCACAAAAATTAGGACAACTTTCCGGTTATCCTAATTCTCTTTTAACTCCCCAGGAAATTGCCGATTGTTTTCAGAGGATTTAG
- a CDS encoding ribbon-helix-helix domain-containing protein, producing the protein MNIQLKPNQEQFIQKQLKSGRFNNSEQVIDTAFYLLEILGQDYLQWVEETRQKIDVAIAELDNGEGLDGEKVINDILEKFKKAQQK; encoded by the coding sequence ATGAATATTCAACTAAAACCCAATCAAGAACAATTTATCCAAAAACAGTTAAAAAGTGGCAGATTTAATAATTCAGAACAAGTCATAGATACCGCTTTTTACTTGCTAGAAATCCTCGGTCAAGATTACTTACAATGGGTAGAAGAAACTCGTCAAAAAATTGACGTTGCCATAGCAGAATTAGATAATGGAGAGGGATTAGATGGAGAAAAAGTTATAAATGATATACTCGAAAAATTTAAAAAAGCGCAACAAAAATAA
- a CDS encoding RNA-guided endonuclease InsQ/TnpB family protein, producing the protein MEKAYSFRFYPTPEQESLLRRTLGCVRLVYNKALHLRTQAWYEKQERVGYAQTSSMLTDWKKQEELNFLNEVSCVPLQQGLRHLQTAFTNFFAGRTKYPNFKKKHQGGSAEFTKSAFKFKDRQIYLAKCTEPLPIRWSRKIPDGCEPSTVTVRLHPSGRWHISIRFDDPTIKPLPVTDKAIGIDLGISSLVITSDGDKVSNPKHFKKHYRRLRKAQKSLSRKQKGSKNREKARIKVAKIHAQITDSRKDHLHKLTTQLVRENQTIVVENLAVKNMVKKPKLSQAISDVSWGEITRQLAYKCRWYGRNYIEIDRWFPSSKRCSNCGHIAEKMPLNVREWDCPDCGTHHDRDINASKNILAAGLAVSVRVATIRPEQSKSVKAGAEPRKGKKQKPKS; encoded by the coding sequence ATGGAAAAAGCCTACTCGTTCCGATTTTACCCCACACCCGAACAAGAGTCGCTATTGCGGCGCACTTTGGGCTGTGTAAGATTAGTTTACAATAAAGCTCTCCATCTCAGAACACAAGCTTGGTACGAAAAGCAAGAAAGAGTAGGCTACGCTCAAACTTCTTCAATGTTGACCGATTGGAAAAAACAAGAAGAATTAAACTTTTTAAACGAAGTAAGCTGTGTACCTTTACAACAAGGGTTAAGACACCTACAAACAGCTTTTACTAACTTCTTTGCTGGTCGTACTAAGTATCCTAACTTTAAGAAAAAACATCAGGGAGGAAGTGCCGAATTTACCAAGTCTGCTTTTAAATTTAAAGACAGACAAATCTATTTAGCTAAATGCACAGAACCTTTACCTATTCGATGGTCAAGAAAAATACCAGACGGATGTGAACCAAGCACAGTAACAGTCAGATTACATCCCTCAGGACGTTGGCATATTTCAATTAGATTTGATGACCCAACGATTAAGCCATTACCAGTAACAGATAAAGCCATCGGAATTGACTTAGGAATTAGTAGCCTCGTGATTACCAGCGATGGCGATAAAGTGTCTAATCCCAAGCATTTTAAAAAGCATTATCGGAGACTGCGAAAGGCCCAAAAAAGCCTTTCTAGAAAACAGAAAGGGTCAAAAAATCGGGAAAAAGCAAGAATCAAAGTAGCCAAGATTCACGCTCAAATCACCGATAGCAGAAAAGACCATTTACATAAGCTAACCACTCAATTAGTTCGTGAAAACCAAACGATTGTGGTTGAGAATTTAGCCGTCAAGAATATGGTCAAAAAACCCAAGTTATCTCAGGCAATATCTGATGTAAGCTGGGGAGAAATCACTCGACAATTAGCCTATAAATGCCGTTGGTATGGGAGAAATTACATCGAAATAGATAGATGGTTTCCTAGCTCTAAAAGGTGTAGTAATTGTGGGCATATTGCTGAGAAAATGCCGTTAAATGTTCGAGAATGGGACTGTCCAGACTGTGGGACTCACCATGACCGAGATATTAACGCCAGTAAAAATATTTTGGCCGCAGGGCTTGCGGTGTCAGTCCGGGTCGCGACTATAAGACCAGAACAGAGTAAATCTGTTAAGGCAGGTGCGGAACCCCGCAAGGGAAAGAAACAGAAACCTAAATCGTGA
- a CDS encoding type II toxin-antitoxin system HicA family toxin codes for MKSISGKKLCKVLEKLGWILVRIKGSHYIYTRQNTTTIIVVPIHGNRDLPIGTLKGILKDAGLNEDDI; via the coding sequence ATGAAATCAATTTCGGGGAAAAAACTCTGCAAAGTTCTTGAGAAACTTGGTTGGATATTGGTAAGAATTAAAGGCAGTCATTATATCTATACAAGACAGAATACGACCACTATTATCGTTGTTCCTATTCATGGCAATAGAGATTTACCGATAGGAACTCTCAAAGGTATTTTAAAAGATGCGGGCTTAAACGAAGATGATATTTAA
- a CDS encoding helix-turn-helix domain-containing protein produces MTEYTIISGNIFEDLGFANAEEKLAKVKLASVIYDLITEQELSQQEVSQILGIDEAKISNLKNGRLQKFSLEQMFDFLVALGQKIEILVTPQALANSSLSIQVMYDSATPTQLVSLL; encoded by the coding sequence ATGACAGAATATACTATTATTTCGGGAAACATTTTTGAAGACTTAGGCTTTGCTAATGCAGAAGAAAAACTCGCTAAAGTCAAGCTGGCTTCAGTGATTTACGATCTGATTACTGAACAAGAATTAAGCCAGCAGGAGGTCAGTCAAATTTTGGGGATTGACGAGGCTAAAATTTCTAACTTAAAAAATGGCAGATTGCAAAAATTTTCTCTTGAGCAGATGTTTGACTTTCTAGTAGCATTAGGTCAGAAGATAGAAATCTTAGTAACTCCCCAAGCCTTAGCAAACTCTAGTTTAAGTATCCAGGTCATGTATGATTCAGCAACGCCGACACAGCTAGTCTCTCTGCTATAG
- the purF gene encoding amidophosphoribosyltransferase — protein MSSHPDSSLFLNRVDKPEEACGVFGLYAPEEEVAKLTYFGLYALQHRGQESAGIATYDGETVHCYKEMGLVSQVFSETVLKTLPGTHAVGHTRYSTTGSSRRANAQPAVIETRLGKLSLAHNGNLVNTFELRNVLEKRGCDLVTTTDSEMIAVAIGQEVDSGKDWIEAAIDAFSYCSGAYSLVIGTPTGIIGARDPNGVRPLVIGVLQEEGNPSRYVLASETCGLDIIGADYLRDVQPGELVWISEDGLSSVDWAIKPEKKLCVFEMIYFARPDSIVHEESLYTYRVRLGEQLAKESPVEADMVMGVPDSGIPAAIGFSRISDIPYAEGLIKNRYVGRTFIQPTQHMRESGIKMKLNPLKDVLQGKRVIIVDDSIVRGTTSRKLVKALRDAGAREVHMRISSPPVTHPCFYGIDTDNQEQLIAATKSVAQIQAQIGVDSLAYLSHDGMLTATKEDPKTFCTACFNGDYPIPVPDNVKRSKLILETVK, from the coding sequence ATGTCTAGCCATCCCGACTCATCCCTATTCTTGAACCGCGTCGATAAGCCTGAAGAAGCCTGTGGAGTTTTTGGACTCTATGCCCCCGAGGAAGAAGTAGCAAAACTGACCTATTTCGGACTCTATGCCCTGCAACACCGAGGACAGGAATCGGCAGGTATTGCCACCTACGACGGGGAAACGGTGCATTGTTACAAAGAAATGGGCTTAGTTTCCCAAGTTTTTAGCGAAACTGTCCTTAAAACCTTGCCGGGTACTCACGCCGTCGGTCATACTCGTTACTCTACCACCGGTTCTAGCCGTCGGGCCAATGCCCAACCTGCTGTGATCGAAACCCGTTTGGGTAAACTTTCCCTAGCACATAACGGCAATTTAGTCAATACTTTTGAGTTAAGAAATGTATTAGAAAAGCGCGGTTGCGATCTCGTCACCACCACCGACTCGGAAATGATCGCCGTCGCTATCGGTCAGGAGGTGGATAGTGGCAAGGATTGGATAGAAGCGGCGATCGATGCCTTTAGCTATTGTAGCGGGGCTTATAGCCTTGTTATCGGCACACCGACGGGAATTATCGGGGCGCGGGATCCCAATGGTGTCAGACCCTTAGTAATTGGGGTTTTGCAAGAAGAAGGTAATCCCTCCCGTTATGTTTTGGCTTCGGAAACCTGCGGATTAGATATTATCGGGGCCGATTATCTGCGGGATGTGCAGCCGGGGGAATTAGTTTGGATTAGTGAAGATGGCTTATCTTCGGTGGATTGGGCCATTAAACCGGAGAAAAAATTATGCGTTTTCGAGATGATTTATTTTGCCCGTCCCGATAGCATTGTTCACGAGGAATCTTTATATACTTATCGGGTACGTTTGGGGGAACAATTAGCCAAAGAGTCGCCGGTAGAAGCAGATATGGTGATGGGAGTTCCCGATTCAGGTATTCCGGCTGCGATCGGATTTTCGCGCATTTCTGATATTCCCTATGCGGAAGGATTGATTAAAAATCGTTATGTGGGACGGACTTTTATTCAACCAACCCAACACATGAGAGAGTCGGGGATTAAGATGAAATTGAATCCTTTAAAGGATGTTTTACAGGGAAAAAGAGTTATTATTGTTGATGATTCGATCGTGCGGGGAACCACTAGCCGGAAATTAGTTAAAGCTTTACGCGATGCCGGAGCAAGAGAAGTTCACATGAGAATATCTTCACCTCCGGTGACTCATCCTTGTTTTTATGGCATTGATACGGACAACCAAGAGCAATTAATTGCGGCAACTAAATCGGTGGCCCAAATTCAGGCACAAATCGGGGTGGATAGTTTAGCTTATCTCAGTCACGATGGAATGTTAACAGCAACGAAGGAAGATCCGAAAACCTTCTGTACTGCCTGTTTTAATGGCGATTATCCGATTCCTGTACCCGATAATGTTAAGCGATCGAAGTTGATCTTAGAAACAGTTAAATAG
- a CDS encoding type II toxin-antitoxin system PemK/MazF family toxin, whose protein sequence is MTFSTGDVVTVDFPGVTGIKRRPAVVLSSKIWV, encoded by the coding sequence GTGACGTTTTCCACTGGAGATGTGGTGACAGTTGATTTTCCCGGTGTGACAGGAATTAAGCGCCGTCCGGCTGTGGTTTTGTCATCGAAAATTTGGGTCTGA